From a region of the Mercurialis annua linkage group LG1-X, ddMerAnnu1.2, whole genome shotgun sequence genome:
- the LOC126665768 gene encoding uncharacterized protein LOC126665768: MASSGFGESTSRPPQNPQFSSNNNNNGDAGNFECNICFDLAQDPIVTLCGHLYCWPCLYKWLHFHSQSKECPVCKALVQEEKLVPLYGRGKISTDPRSKSIPGVNIPNRPAGQRPETAPPPEPNHFGQHGFGFMGGFAPMATARLGNFTLSAAFGGLIPSLFNLQVHGFPDAAMYGAAASFPYGFSNSFHGGHAHGFHQHQGQGQQDYYLKRLLFFIGFCVLLALLWQ, translated from the coding sequence ATGGCGAGTAGTGGGTTTGGGGAATCAACAAGCAGGCCACCCCAAAACCCTCAATTTTCaagcaataataataataatggtgaTGCTGGTAATTTTGAATGCAATATTTGCTTTGACTTAGCACAGGATCCTATTGTCACTTTGTGTGGCCATCTTTACTGTTGGCCTTGCCTTTACAAATGGTTGCATTTTCACTCGCAATCTAAGGAATGTCCGGTTTGTAAAGCTTTAGTGCAAGAGGAGAAGTTGGTTCCTTTGTATGGTAGGGGTAAAATTTCAACTGACCCTAGATCGAAGTCTATTCCAGGTGTTAACATTCCTAACCGTCCGGCTGGACAGAGGCCTGAAACTGCTCCTCCGCCGGAACCCAATCATTTTGGACAACATGGGTTTGGATTCATGGGAGGGTTTGCCCCTATGGCAACAGCTAGGCTTGGCAATTTTACGCTTTCTGCAGCTTTTGGTGGTCTCATCCCTTCACTTTTTAACCTTCAAGTGCATGGATTTCCCGATGCTGCCATGTACGGTGCAGCTGCTAGCTTTCCTTATGGTTTTTCTAATTCGTTTCACGGTGGCCATGCACATGGGTTTCATCAACACCAAGGGCAAGGACAGCAAGATTATTATCTAAAGAGGCTGCTTTTCTTTATTGGTTTTTGTGTTCTTCTTGCTCTCCTATGGCAATAG
- the LOC126666143 gene encoding putative B3 domain-containing protein At5g58280 yields MARENDNGNTYEEARKLRLEENKKRFKDLGISNLTESLSNLTSPEKKTKQRLSKPKSAITELIEPRRSTRTRNPIISYGDDVDFDERPLRKRSKSSSSSWTSYIARPLNEVKLASYEDRTRALSVAREFESNLQSGNPSFVKSMVRSHVYSCFWLGLPTDFCKHHLPKKDSDLILEDENGAEYDAKYLAQRTGLSGGWRAFALDHKLDDGDAVVFELVEKHKLKVYAFRIRSPQITQNGCDAEEEDTKTESIEKNECIAEEEDNKTDFIEQNDLVAEENKKEKSGREKKADSVDKEAKQKGVKKARKKPEPKLFRRK; encoded by the exons ATGGCGAGGGAAAATGACAACGGCAATACTTATGAGGAGGCTCGCAAGCTTCGGCTTGAGGAAAACAAAAAGCGCTTCAAG GACTTGGGAATTTCAAATTTAACAGAAAGCCTGTCTAATCTCACTTCTCCTGAGAAGAAAACCAAG CAACGCCTTTCAAAGCCAAAATCAGCAATTACTGAGCTCATTGAACCAAGACGCTCTACTCGAACACGAAACCCAATTATTTCCTATGGGGATGAT GTCGACTTCGACGAACGACCTTTACGTAAGAGATCTAAATCAAGTTCGTCATCATGGACAAG CTATATTGCAAGGCCATTAAATGAAGTTAAACTAGCATCTTATGAAGATCGAACTCGAGCCCTTAGTGTTGCAAGGGAATTTGAGAGTAATCTGCAATCTGGAAATCCATCTTTTGTCAAATCAATGGTTCGGTCTCATGTTTATAGCTGTTTTTGGTTG GGGCTCCCTACTGACTTTTGCAAGCACCATCTTCCAAAAAAAGACTCCGACTTGATACTTGAGGATGAAAATGGTGCTGAATACGATGCAAAATATCTTGCCCAGAGAACTGGGCTTAGTGGTGGTTGGAGAGCATTTGCGTTGGATCATAAATTAGATGATGGGGATGCTGTTGTATTTGAATTGGTAGAGAAACACAAGCTTAAG GTTTACGCATTTAGAATACGGTCACCGCAGATCACTCAAAACGGCTGTGATGCTGAAGAGGAAGATACGAAGACGGAGTCCATTGAGAAAAATGAGTGTATTGCCGAAGAAGAAGATAACAAGACGGACTTCATTGAGCAAAATGATTTAGTTGCTGAAGAAAACAAAAAGGAGAAATCAGGTAGAGAAAAGAAGGCAGATTCAGTTGACAAAGAGGCTAAACAAAAAGGTGTTAAGAAGGCTAGAAAGAAACCTGAACCTAAATTATTCAGGAGAAAGTGA